The following are from one region of the Corylus avellana chromosome ca1, CavTom2PMs-1.0 genome:
- the LOC132189289 gene encoding signal recognition particle 19 kDa protein: MDGGGEIENIKRWIVFYPIYINSKKTVAEGRRISLTNACENPTFTEIADCCAHLKLPNAIELDKAYPRDFMQRGRVRVLLKREDGTLCNPAISSRKQLMLRVAELVPRHPGRTKKQEPASSSTAGPSKSGKGGRKKR, encoded by the exons ATGGATGGAGGAGGAGAAATAGAGAATATAAAGAGGTGGATAGTGTTCTACCCAATTTACATAAACTCGAAGAAAACGGTGGCGGAAGGGAGGCGGATAAGCCTCACCAACGCATGCGAAAATCCCACTTTCACCGAGATCGCCGACTGCTGCGCCCATCTCAAGCTCCCTAATGCTATTGAG CTAGATAAGGCTTATCCGCGCGACTTCATGCAAAGAGGGAGAGTGAGGGTATTGCTGAAAAGGGAGGATGGGACTCTGTGCAATCCAGCCATTTCTTCCA GAAAACAGCTGATGCTCCGTGTTGCTGAGTTGGTACCTCGGCATCCTGGGAGGACTAAGAAGCAGGAGCCTGCATCCTCATCAACTGCTGGACCTTCCAAATCCGGAAAGGgtggaagaaagaagagatag
- the LOC132187816 gene encoding uncharacterized protein LOC132187816, translated as MGTCSTQAYGEAWYWDKRYAHEPGPFDWYQNYSAMAPLINLYLPRSHRHHRILVVGCGNSAFSEGMVDDGYEEVVSIDISSVVIEAMQKKHSDRPQLTYMKMDVRDMSAFPTGSFDAVIDKGTLDSLLCGHNSQLNAGKMLEEVWRVLKDKGVYILITYGAPTYRLRLLRDSGLWTIKLHVIEKLVSGESSEHPIWKLTDPLPLGDDGSSVEAVLGKNPDIHYIYVCTKDLSLKASLKPEVAVD; from the exons ATGGGGACTTGTTCTACGCAAGCTTACGGTGAGGCATGGTACTGGGACAAGCGCTACGCCCACGAGCCAGGACCCTTCGATTGGTACCAGAACTACTCCGCCATGGCTCCTCTCATCAATCTCTACCTCCCTCGCTCTCACCGCCACCATCGCATCCTCGTCGTCGGATGTGGTAACTCAG CATTCAGCGAAGGAATGGTGGATGATGGTTATGAGGAGGTCGTCAGCATTGACATTTCCTCTGTAGTTATCGAAGCTATGCAGAAGAAACACTCTGATCGTCCACAGCTCACAT ATATGAAAATGGATGTTCGAGATATGAGTGCTTTTCCAACAGGTTCCTTCGATGCCGTTATTGACAAAG GGACTCTAGACTCTCTATTG TGTGGACATAATTCGCAACTAAATGCTGGCAAGATGCTTGAGGAAGTTTGGAG GGTCCTCAAGGATAAAGGAGTTTATATTTTG ATCACATATGGTGCTCCAACTTATCGCCTGCGATTGTTGAGAGATTCAGGCTTGTGGACAATAAAACTCCATGTGATAG AGAAGCTTGTGTCGGGTGAAAGCTCTGAACATCCAATATGGAAGCTGACTGATCCTCTTCCGTTGGGTGATGATGGAAGCTCAGTGGAAGCAGTGCTTGGAAAGAACCCTGACATCCATTATATATACGTTTGCACTAAG gACCTTTCTTTGAAGGCAAGCCTGAAGCCTGAAGTGGCAGTTGACTGA